Genomic DNA from Pseudophaeobacter arcticus DSM 23566:
ATCACAGGTGGCCCAGGGATCACAGAGCGCGCAGGTGGCCCAGAGCGCGCCCGCCGCGCCGAGCATGAGTGAGGTTGAAGCCGCCTGGGCGCGCGGCGATTTTGTCTTTGTGCGTCAGGGGCTGAAACATCTGGCCGAGAACGGCACCAACATGCAGGCCCAGTATCGCTATGGCCGGGTGCTGATGGAGGGGCGCGGCGGGCCGCAGGATCTGATGGCGGCGCGCGACTGGCTGGAACGGGCGGCGGCGCAGAACCAGGCGTCGGCAGCGGTGCTTTTGGCGCGGCTCTACCTGAGTGCAGCCCCCGGTGGCCCTGCCCGCAACCCCGAGCGCGCCGCCGTGGTGCTGCGCTCTGCTGCGGTGCGCGGCCATGGCGAAGCGCAGTATTACCTCGGCCTGCTCTACCGCTCTGGAGAGGGGGTGCGGGCGGATCCGGTGGAATCCCTGACCTGGATGCAGGCGGCGGCGGAAAACGGCAATGTCGAAGCCCAGTTTGAGCTCAGCCGCGCCTATGCAGAGGGGCTTGGCACCGCAGTTGACAGCGCCCTGGCGCTGGTCTGGCTGCAACAGGCGGCAGAGGCGGGACATAACGAGGCGCAGTATTGGCTGGCCTTTGCGCTGGACAGTGGCCGGGGGGTGCTGCGCAACCGCGCGGCCGGGCTGAACTGGCTGCTGCGCGCCGCCGAGGGGGGCTT
This window encodes:
- a CDS encoding tetratricopeptide repeat protein encodes the protein MVISNSFWRLFSTTLIPVLAPLALMATEPTAPPAAQGSQGSQVAQGSQSAQVAQSAPAAPSMSEVEAAWARGDFVFVRQGLKHLAENGTNMQAQYRYGRVLMEGRGGPQDLMAARDWLERAAAQNQASAAVLLARLYLSAAPGGPARNPERAAVVLRSAAVRGHGEAQYYLGLLYRSGEGVRADPVESLTWMQAAAENGNVEAQFELSRAYAEGLGTAVDSALALVWLQQAAEAGHNEAQYWLAFALDSGRGVLRNRAAGLNWLLRAAEGGFLRAQVALGKKYLTGEGAPVNPHEALRWLSLGVAADDLDAKVALGLALMGGQGIAANLAQARQLLSEAAAEGVSQASFALGQIAEQQEAGFGEAVKMYRQAVDQGSDAAARRLGVLAIDGQLEGLMAPHRMVA